The following DNA comes from Oreochromis niloticus isolate F11D_XX linkage group LG23, O_niloticus_UMD_NMBU, whole genome shotgun sequence.
AAGTCTTGTGTACAATCTGGAGAGTGGCCATTCTAAAAACATTGTAAGCCAGTTGAAGGCTAGTGTGAAACCCCTTCTTCATTAAATAAACTATTTGTCAGTATAATGCAGCATTTCCAAAAATAAAGACATATAATGTTACAAACAATGTAGATAATTCGCTTCTGTGGCACTTTCTTTAACTTAGGAGTGATCGGTTCTCATTCTTACCGAAGTGAAGCTACATTATATACTTGTTTAAACAGGGAAGTATCATCCGCGTCATGTGACTGCAGTTTGACAGACAAACTGAACAAAGACTGTTCTGTAGCTGAACTTACAGTGAGCGCTATTTAACAGTATTTTGAAGGTAAGGCTTGCACGGGCACGCACACGCTGGGTGGGTGGACCTATTGGGTGTGACGTCACCGCACGATTCCCTTTACCCGGGTCCATTCATGCCTGACTCTCACAGCAGCGCGCGCCTCGCCCTCGCACCAGTTTACCTTGAATCCAGAGCGGCGCCGTAAGTGAAAGAAACGGGAATATACGGTGggtattttgttgtgtttttgcctGCATTGCGACTCGACTGGGACATTGATAAACGACAAACTTCTACACTAGTGAAGAAAAGTCAAAAAGCAGGTGAGAACTTAATTTTTTTGGATGTGTCTTCTGTGAGGGACAGTCGCATTGTTTTCTTGAGTGTGAATGATGTAACTGAAAGCCTTCGTCACATGCTTCAAACATCATTTTTACCAATTAAATATCTACTTTGAAACCAGACAGCAGTCCGCCGTGACTTGTTTACAAGAAGTCATCGATATTAAATTAAACGGAAGCTGGCGCGTTTGTTTTCATAAAAGCGTGTTAATTAATAAAGTCACAGTTTTCCAGAATTTTCGCAACATTTTAAAATAGCTGTCAAAAACTGACTTCATGAAAAATCTGCAAAGAACTTCATCCAAGAACCAAAACTTGGACACATCCTTCAGACTCCCGGCGTTGTTTTTGTAGCTGTTTAAACAGTTCAGGAGCATCTGAAGCCCAAAGTAACAGCAGGCGTAATCAGTCACAGCAAGTGAGCCTGTTACACATCCAGTGGAAGTGAAGGCATTCACACCCACAGAAAGTCATGCAAACGGCGCAAATGTGCAATATTAGTATGCAGACGTAGacttaaaaaaatcaacacagcTGTTGTAAAAGTGACTGTGTGAAGGCTTGAGATACATTTTCTGATTTTCTGCCTGTCAGCTAATATCTCTTAACTGCtgaggaaaaagaggaagaacttTGGGTTTCACAATTCCAAAAGATATACTAGTGGaatttttgcaaatgtaaaaaaggagaaatgatGGGGGGGGGAATCTTCCTTTGTGCACAGCATGTGTGCGGTCAGTGAGGTCAGACAAAGGCCCTCAAACATCAAGTGTGCGCCATGTGTTATCAGCGTTATTGGCTTCAGTCAAAATGGTGTGAATTTAAATGACACCAGTAAACATTCTTGGCAGCCAACACTGGATTTTCTTGGACCAGTGAGCGGAAGTTAAACAAATGAAAGTCATTTTGAAACTGCTGGAACTTAGCGCTCATAGAGCATTCCCTAAAGCTGAGTCAGAATTCAATTTGCTTTGCAGTGAAGATCATGTGTTGACAAGCAAATTAGCTATAGAGGTTCATGTTCCCTCATCATGTCAAAGTGAACATTAAAACCAGCTGTTTAAATGCAGTAGTCGAGTGGTTTAGTACAcacatgatttcttttttcttgtcttcttAAGCCACAACTGTGACACAGAGTTTGAGGCACCTGCTGGAGCTGCATGCATTAATTCTGTTAGTTCAGTACATTTTATGATATTGCTCCATTGTTAAAGCTAGTATTTTATCATTTACATTACACACATAAATCAACAaatctttgtattaaaagtccTGGATAAGAGATTTGTAGGCCTCTAGTTTTTCCTTTGCATAGACTTGAGTTTGTCTTCAACTGCCAGCAGTTCAGCTTCACCCACAAAACACATGAGCAACTGTAAACATGAAAGATGACTGGGCGTAGTTGAGTTATGTGgcgtgtttgtttttctcttgagGGGAATCTATCAtgctctttcattttatttgtcatGTGTACACTGTCCAGGCAAATAACGTCATACACTCTATTATATCATTGACCTGACTTTAGCTTTTATGATGTCACATGGACACACATGGGCATCCCAAAGATTCTGAGTGGTGTGAAGGTCTGGAGTCAGTGGTGGCGACAATATGTGAAAATGATGTCTTGTGCTCCCCAAGCTACTCGTTCACAATTTAAAAGGATAGTATGTAGCTTTCGGCATATAGCAGCACAATCAGGGAAGAAAGAAATGAATTAATGGAAAAATCATTAAGCATATTTAGGTAATCATCTGaccttttttttggggggggggcacatGAAGTAACCTCAGATCATAACACTGCCTCCACTGGTTTGTAAAATAAGCACTATGCATGATGGGCTCATGATATGCCTCATTTCTTACCCTGATGTTCCGATTACTCTGGAACAGGGTAAAACTGGGCTCATTAGACCATGTGACTTTTTTCTACTGGTGTAGAGACCAATCTTTACACTCCCTATCAAATTGAAGCCTTTCTTCTAGTTAGCTTCACTGATAAGTGGTCTTTTTAGGGCTACATAGCTCTTCAGACCCAATCTCTTGAGTTCTTTACATAATATGTGTATGAAAGTGCTTTTCTTGCAATGTATTACAATTGCATTACACATTTCTCTTTACTCGACTTAAAAGAATGCACTATGGAATGTAATTACATGCCAGAGAAAGTAATTTGTCTTCTTGGCATATTACTTTCTCGTTACTCTGTAAAacataattacattttacttataaacacaaagccaaacaaagatgaaaaccagcctAAACATTAAAGTAGAATCGCCACAGTAATTCTATTTTAGAAACACgaacaggtagaaatggaggctGCAGGCTGATGGCCCATCACTGTGGAAATTCAGGGCCTGGTTACTGTGCTGGAGTCACCATGGACTCGGCTTTatcatcactctgggttcttggctagatttgtgtttgcatgctgcctgtgcaggtgcttgcaaagagctgaagttgtgTTAGCCTTATAATGCAGTTGGTACAGTAATTTACTTTACTGCATTATAGAAAACTCTAATATGATTACAGTCAAGCGTTACTTTGTAAACACGTtactttgtaactttgtaacaTGTTACATACAACAATGTttctttatttagttattttaatCTAACCAAATTTGTTACTCAAAGCTTATGGTTGAGCAACATCTTTCTAGGCCTTAATAATTTGTTGCAATGTTTATACTTCTTAGCAGTTTCAGCAGTTTCCTTGAATATCATAAAATATATAAGTCCAGGtggtaatttattatattttattttattggacCAGACTGTATATACTCTCACAGTGGTATTGGCTCATACTAAACATGGTTGGTTCTTTGTACTTGTGTATCCTGATGAGGGCCACGGTGGTACAGTGAAAGAAAGGCATTGTGGAGTCTGGTTCTTTCCGTTTTtctaaaagtaaataatacatACTGATAGTGTGATAATAATTCCCATTTAAAATTTTGCTAGTGTTATTTAGAACTCTGTTAAAAGTACTTTTATCAATTGAGTTGTATTTTGTCAAGACATTTTTCACCAATCATTTTGATCATGCTAATAATAGTGAAAAATTTTTTTGTTGTCAAGACTAAGTCTCACAgatctcttttcctctttttggtTTAACAGGATGGGTGAAAGCAACTGCTCAAGGATGGATGTAGACAATGATACATGCCACTTCAAGCACCACATTAACCCTCCTGCGAACCCCGTGATCAGCGCCTTCATGTTTGCTATAGGCATCTTTGGAAATGTAGCTGCCCTGGTGATCTTGGAAATACGGCGACGCAGGAATGTAAGGAGTGGAGGCACGTGGCAGCGCAGCTTGTTCCACATCCTCATCACATCATTGGTGGTTACGGACTTGACTGGAACCTGTTTTCTCAGCCCGTTAGTGCAGCTTTCATACTCGCGCAACTTAACCCTGGTTGGTATGAGGCCTAAAACTTGCAGCTTGTGTTCGTACTTTGGTGCCACTATGACCTTCTTCAGCCTGGCTACCACGTTGCTCCTCTTCACTACAGCACTAGAAAGATGCTTTGCCATCGGGTACCCCTACCTGTACAGCCAGCATGTCACCAAGAAGTGTGCATACATCACAgtattgctggtgtttttgttgtgcatAATATTCTGTCTCCTCCCTTTTGCTGGATTTGGGAAATATGTACAATACTGCCCAGGCACATGGTGCTTCATTGACATGAATGCAGTGAAACCACGGAACAAAGCCTATGCCATTCTGTATGCCACTATTATGCTGGTGCTTGTGGTGGCCACTGTATCGTGTAATGCCTTTGTGGTGTACCA
Coding sequences within:
- the ptger2a gene encoding prostaglandin E receptor 2a (subtype EP2), with product MGESNCSRMDVDNDTCHFKHHINPPANPVISAFMFAIGIFGNVAALVILEIRRRRNVRSGGTWQRSLFHILITSLVVTDLTGTCFLSPLVQLSYSRNLTLVGMRPKTCSLCSYFGATMTFFSLATTLLLFTTALERCFAIGYPYLYSQHVTKKCAYITVLLVFLLCIIFCLLPFAGFGKYVQYCPGTWCFIDMNAVKPRNKAYAILYATIMLVLVVATVSCNAFVVYQLYRMYQRRRRNGSVMSKMRSNSERKLLSMSEEVEHLILMVVMTIIFIICTLPLVIRVYINYNGENDHPSDLIALRFISINSIIDPWVFILLSPGVQHFCWTSVCQSTLIAQRGSVFKSSLAKENTKLELSRPTLYTEQIDSVKNM